The Streptomyces sp. DG1A-41 genomic sequence CTGGCGGAGAACAACGGCCTGCCCTTCGCCTCCGTCGCTGACGCACGCAAGTCGGCGACCGCCCTGCGCGCCCTCGGCGGCGGCAACACCGTCCGCTTCCTGCTCTCCTGGGCCTACGCCGAACCCGAGCGCGGCAAGGTGGACACCGCCTATCTGGCCGCCGCCACCGCCCAGATGAAGGCCTTCCTCGACGCCGGCATCCGCGTCTACCCCGACTTCCACCAGGACCTCTACTCCCGGCACCTCTTCGACGCCGACAGCTGGTACACGGGCGACGGCGCTCCCAAGTGGGCGGTGGACGCCGGGGACTACCCCGACGAGTCGTGCGGGATCTGCCTCTTCTGGGGGCAGAACATCACCCAGAACGAGGCCGTGAAACGCGCCTCGTACGACTTCTGGCACAACGCGCACGGTGTGCAGGACGCCTTCCTCGCCACCGCCCAGAAGACCATGGCGTACGTCCAACAGCACCTGAACGCCGACCAGTTCAAGGGCGTCGTCGGCTTCGACCCCTACAACGAGCCGCACGCGGGCGTCTACGACTCCGGGCAGACCAGCCGCGCCTGGGAGAAGGACGTGCTGTGGCCGTTCTACGAGAAGTTCCGGGCCCGCATGGACGCGGCCGGCTGGCGCGACAAGCCCGCCTTCGTGGAGCCGAACCTCTTCTGGAACGCCAACCTCGACTTCCAGAAGCAGGAGGGCGGCCTGCTCGACGCCGGAAAGCTCGGGCCGCGCTATGTGTTCAACACCCACTTCTACGACCAGAAGGCCATCTCCGGCGTCTTCATGTGGGGCAAGGCGGCCGACGGCCAGTACGCGAACGACTTCCGCGCGGTCCGCGACCGGGCCGCCGCCGCGCAGACCGCCGCCGTGGTCAGCGAGTTCGGGCATCCCCTGGCGGGCAACGTCTCCGACAAGGCGCCCACCGTCCTGAAGGCGATGTACCAGGCGCTCGACTCACGCCTGAAGGGCGCCGACTGGTGGTCCGACCCGGCCGCCTCGGGGCCGGTGCTCTCCGGATCGCAGTGGCAGTGGGACATCTACAACGGCCGCCACCGCGAGCTGATGAACGGCAACCCCGACAAGGTGCTCACCGCCGGTGACGCCTGGAACGACGAGGACCTGTCCGCCGTACGCCTCGACGACACGGGAAAGCCGGTGCTGCGCCAGGACGCCCGGCTCCTGGACCGCCTCTACCCGAGCGCCACGGCCGGCACGACCGTCGGCTTCACCTACGAGGACCGCTCCCGGGACGGCTCGACGACCCTGACCTGGAACCCGGTGCCCAACTCCTTGCCGAGCGTGCGGCAGTTGGTGGGATCCGGACAGTACGGGCTGTTGCTGTGGCGCTCGGACGGCGGCCGGGCCCCCACCGAACTGCACCTGCCGGCGAGCTTCCCGGCCGCGTCCACCACGGTCGTCTCCGACCTGGGCACGGCCCACGCCCCGCCCGCGTACACCTCGACGACCCCGATCGGTGTGGCCCAGGAGCCCGGCGGCACGGGAAGCCGCCGCCTGCTGCTCACCGCGCCGGACTCGGGCGTCCTGCACTACGCGCTGGTGACCAACGGGGCGACGGCTCCCTCGGCGGATCTGCTGAACGCGGCCCGCTCCGAGCTGGCGGCGTGGGCGGCGAAGGAGGTCAACTAGCGGACGGGGTCGTCCAGCCGGCCTCCACATGACCGAGCCGGACGCGCTGCGGGTGGTCTCCGACCGGCACGGACGCGACCTTCTTCCCGGTGGCGAAGTCGATGGCCGTGACCTGGTCGGAGCCGCTCTCGGAGACGACGCACCTCTTGCCGTCACCGCTGACCGTGGCCCAGTAGGGCTTGGCGGCGGTGACGAGCGGCCCCTCCTGGAGGGTGCCGCGGTCGACGACCGTGGCGTAGTCGTCCATGGTCCCCGCGACGCACAGCTTCTTGCCGTCCGGGCTCATCGAGAGGCCGTGGTGGCGCGAGTCGTTGACGAAGGTGGTGCGGTCGTCGCTGGTCGCCGGGTTCTTCGGCAGGGTCTTCGTGCGGGTGATCTTGTCGGAGGCCAGGTCGTACTCGAAGAAGCCGTGGAAGAACGACACCTGGAAGTACAGCTTCGACTCGTCCGGCGAGAACACCGCCGGCCGGACCGCGTCGGAATAGTCCTTGAGTCCGATGGCGTCCAGGCGCGGGCGCATGTCGATGACCTTGACCTGCTGGTACGTGGTCGCGTCGATGACGGTGATGCGGCGGTCGCCCTTCGTCCAGTCAAGCCAGGGCGCGTCGGTCTGTGTGTTCACCTCGCCGATCGACATGTTGTAGAGGTACTTGCCGTCCTGGGTGAAGATGTTCTCGTGCGGCTTGTCGCCGGTGGCGGCCTTGCCGAGCTGCTTGCCGGTCTCGATGTCCAGGACGTGCACGGTGTTGCCGGTCGAGGCCGAGACCGCGACCCGCTCGCCGTCGGGGGAGACCGCCATGTGGTCGGAGCGGAAACCGGACACCGGGAAGCGCCAGTTGATCCGCCCGGAGGCGAGGTCGATCGAGACGACGTCGGCGAAGCTGGGCCGCGAGACGACCACCGACTTCCCGTCCGGCGTGGAGTACATGTCGTCGACGAACTGGTCGTGTCCCTCGCCGACGGTGTTGCGGATCGTCATGAAGGCGATCCATCTGATCGGATCGGCGTTGATCTCCGCCATCCGCTCGTCCTTGTCGGGGATGACGTTGATCCGGCCGATCCTCGCGAAGTCGCCGGTGGACTTGATGACATCGGCGGTGCCGTCCCAGTTGTTGCCCACGAACAGCACCTGGCGCAGCGCGGCGGAGGCATCAGGGGCGTCCGCGTGGGCGGCGGCCGCGGGAAAGCCGGCGGTGAGGGCGAGGGCGGCGGTCAGGGAGCACAGATGCCGTCGTCGGAAGACGGGCATGGCTGATCCCTCCTCTGCGAGTGGGGTGAGGAATCTGAACACACGTGCTTTCAGAATGAACTTACTGCAAAGTAAGGAAGGGCGGCCTTCTCCACAAGACCGCGTGCACGACAAAATCCTGTCCGAGCGAGGAAGGGTGCTCGAACGAATGAAGGGAGAGCCGGTGCCGGGCAGACTCAGAGCGCCGACCGGCCGCTACGGCGGCAAGACCGCCGAGGAGCGGCAGGCCGAGCGGCGCCGGCGGTTCCTGGACGCCGCGCTCCAGCTGTTCGGCGACACCCCCGGCTTCCGCGCCACCACCGTCGCGGCGCTCAGCGAGGCGGCCGGGCTGTCCACGCGTCAGTTCTACGAGGAGTTCCGCACCCTGGAGGACGTGCTCGCGGCGCTGCACCTCCAGGTCAACGACTGGGCCGAGGCGGCGGTGCTGGAGGCAGCGGCCGGTGCGGCGGACCTGCCGCTCGTCGAGCGCGCGACCGCCATCTTCCGTGCCTACGCCGGGAACGTCGCCGCCGACCCGCGCCGGATCCGCATCACCTTCGTCGAGATCATCGGCGTCAGCCCGCGCCTGGAGGAGCAGCGCCTCGCCCGCCGGGCCGGCTGGATCGACCTCATCTGCGCCGAGGCCCGGGCGGCCGCCGCACGCGGGGAGGCGGCACCCCGCGACTACCGCCTCGCGGCGACGGGGTTCATCGGCAGCGTCAACGGCCTGCTGCACGACTGGAGCGCCGGCTGGGTCGACGCGACGCTGGACGAGGTCGTCGACGAACTGGTCCGGCAGCTGCTGGGGATCCTGCGGCCCCCTGGGTGGAGTCCGCAGACGTGACTCAGACCCTCATACGTCCACGCCCGGCCGCTTGCGCCCCGGGAAAGGCCCGCCGGTAGTCGCCGGGCGACACCCCGAGGTGCTTCAGGAAGTGGTGGCGGAGATTGTTGGCCGTGCCGAGGCCGCTCAGCTCCCCGACCTTCTCGATCGGCAGGTTGGTCGACTCCAGCAGGGAGCGGGCGCGACCGAGCCGCTGGTCGAGAAGCCACTGGAGAGGTGTCGTCCCGGTGACGGCCTGGAGCCGCCGGTAGAACGTACGCGGGCTCATCGCGGCCCGCCGCGCCAGGTCGGCCACGGTCAGCGGCCGGTCCAGACGGGCCCGAGCCCATTCGAGGACGGGCGCCAGCCCCTCGTCGTCGCCGGCCGGCACGGGCAGCTCGATGAACTGCGCCTGCCCGCCCGGCCGATGGGCGGGCACCACCATGCGGCGCGCCAGCTGGTTGGCGACGTGCGCGCCGAGATCGCGCCGCACCAGGTGCAGACACAGGTCGAGACCGGCGGTCAGTCCCGCGCTGGTGAGCACGTCTCCGTCGTCCACGTACAGCACCGACGCGTCGACGTGCACCTTCGGGTAGCGCTCGGCCAGCTGGCCGGTGTGCATCCAGTGGGCGGTGGCGCGCCGTCCGTCGAGCAGGCCCGCCTCGGCGAGCGCGAAGGCACCGGTGCACAGGGAGACCATGCGGGCGCCCGCGTCATGAGCCCGGCGCAGGGCCTCGATCAGCTCCCGCGGCAGCGGCCTGCCCTCCTCGACACACGGGTCGGGCACCGAGGGCACGATGACCGTGTCGGCACCGACCAGGTCGTCCAGGCCGTACCGGGTGCGCAGGCTCAGGCCATGACCCTCCGCCGCGCCGTCCCCCTTCACCGGCCCGGCCCCGGTCCCGCACAGCCGCAGGTCGTACCAGGGATCGGCCAGATCGGGCTGCGGCTTGCCGAACACGGTGCACGGGATGCTCAGTTCGTACAGATCCCACGAGGGAACCCCGATCTCCTCGGTCACGACCACGGCGACAGAACCGGCACTCATGCTCCGCAGCCTATGGCAGGAATTTGGTGGAGGCCGTCACCGCTGTCACTGTTCCCGATCTACATGCCCTGCGAACGTGTCCGTACGTGATCACACGTCACCTTTCAATGGGCTCAGAGGAGTTGGGCATGAACGCAACCGCAGAACACCGGCCGGTCACCGTCGTCGGACTGGGCTCGATGGGGTCGGCCCTGGCCGCCACGCTGCTGGACCGGGGCCACCCGACCACCGTCTGGAACCGTTCCCCGGACAAGGCCCGCTCCCTGGTCGACCGGGGCGCCCGCCTGGCCGGCACACCCCAGGAGGCGATCGCCGCCTCCCCCCTGACCATCGCCTGCGTGCTGGACTACGAGGCGCTGTACACCGTCCTCGACCCGGCCGCCGCCGAGCTGTCGGGCAGAACCCTGGTCAACCTCACCTCCGGCTCTCCCGAGCAGGCCCACGAGGCCGTCAAGTGGGCCCACTCCCACGGGGCCGGCTACCTCGACGGCGCCATCATGACCACCCCGCCCGGCGTCGGCGACCCCGCCATGATGTTCCTCTACAGCGGCTCCCGGGAGGTCTTCGAAGCCCACCGCTCCACCCTGGCGATTCTCGGCGACCCGCTCCACCTGGGCACCGACCCCGGCCTCGCCTCCCTCTACGACGCCGCCCTGCTCGGACTGATGTGGTCCACCATGACCGGCTGGCTGCACGGCACCGCGCTGGTGGGCCCCGGGCGGACATCCGCCACCGCCTTCACCCCGGTGGCGATCCGCTGGCTGAGCACGGTGGCGGGCTTCCTCACCACGTACGCGCCCCAGGTGGACGCCGGCCGCTACCCGGGCGACGACGCCACCGTCGACGTGCAGATCGCGGCCATCGACCATCTCATCCACGCGGCCGCGGCCCGTGGCATCGACAACGCGCTCCCTGAGCTCCTGAAGGCAGCCATGCAGAAGGCCAGCGCCGCCGGCCACGGACAGGACAGTTACGCCAGCCTGATCGAGGTCCTGAGGAATCCCGCCGCCGGCGAGGCCTGACACCCGCTGGAGCGACACCAGCAGCGCGCCTCCCAACACCGCCGATCCCGAGTACGAAGGTGTTTTCTTCCTCCCTGATGTGACCGGTAGGGCGTGTCTGTGGATCAGCTTCCTGGTGACGGGTGCGTTGTGCGTCGGTCGTGGTCCTACCGGATTGTGTTGCCGTGAGCCTTCGGGAACGCACGGACAGCCTCAACCAGCACTGGCGGCTGGTCTCCCACGCAGAGCGAGGCCACGACTTCTACCTGGTCTCGGTCGTGCACCCTCGCTGCGCCCTGGCCCTCGCCGACCACCTCCAGGGCAACGACCGCCTCAACACCCCGGCCATACCAGGGAAGTGCCTTGATCACGCCACCTTCTGCAACACCCTTTAGGCTCTCGTGGGTCGCATGGTGGCGTCGTACACCGTGCGGTAGTCCGGGACGACGACCCGCGTTGCCGGGGATACCTTTTCGACCTGCGCGACGAACGCGTCCAGATCCATCACCGGGTCTCGTTCGGGAGAAGCGCTCAGGGGTACTTCGAAGTTGTCCCAGTGGACGGGCACGGCCACGCGAGGGTGGTCCAGCGCACGTAGCAGCCGGGGCACGTAGCGGTGTGTGGTGGTGCTGGAGGGCACGGCGATCATTGCGAGGTCGGGGCGCAGGCCCCGCACCGCCCGCTCGGCGAAGTCGCTGGCACCCATGAGGAACGCCGACGGGCCGCTGTAACCGGCAGTCACCTGGAAGGCGAGGGTGTCGCCCTCCGGCAGGTCCGAGATGGTGCGCGGGGCAGTCGGGGGCGGGGCGTTCAGCGTGCCCGGGGCGAAGTAGGAGCACTTCTTGTTGCGGCTGTGCAGGCTCGGCACGACCTCGACGGTGATCCCGTCGAAGTCCAGTACCTCGCCGCCCTTCACCACGGAGATCTGCGCCGGGTCGACGCCCAGCGCGACCAGCAGGTGGTACGTGGTCTCGGTGCCGACGACGCGTGCGCCGGTGGTCTTGGCGATGTGGGGTACGTCGGCGAGGTGGTCCCAATGGGAGTGGCTGACCAGGACGAGTCCGGGGCGGCCGATGTGCGCGTCCACGACCTCTGGCCGGGTCTGCAGCGGGGTCCGAGGGTCGAAGGTGCCTTCGTACAGGCCGGTGGTGAAGCGGGTGAGGTACGGATCGAAGAGTACGGTCCGGTCGCCGACGTCGATGCGCCAGCCGGCGGTGCCGAGCCAGCGGAACGAGGTCGAACCGGCGGCTGAGCCGCTGCTCCGGCTGTCGTCCGCCTCCGCGGCTGACGCGGTGCCGGCCGTGGCCGGGATCAGCGGGGAGGCGGCACCGAGCGCGGCACCGCGCAGCACTGAACGACGGTTGAGCCTGCGGCCGGAGGACACATCTGATCTGTCCGTGACATGTGTGTCGTGGGTCATGAGGTCAGGAGATCAGGGCGTGAACGGCCGTGTCCAAGACCGGAGTCAGGCCCTGGTGATACACGAACGCATATGTGACCTGGTCACCGGCCGTCTCCGTGGCCGCGGAGGAAGCCGACCGCGATGCCGGCGGCCTTGCCTATGGCGGCGTCCACCGTCGTGCGGGAGGCGGCCAGGTCCTGGGTGCGGGCGAAGACGGCGATCGCGTAGTACTCGCCGTCGGGGTAGCGGACGACGCCCGCCTCCATGTGCAGCCCTGGCAGGGTTCCGGTCTTGGCCGCGATCGTGACGTCGTCCGGGAAGCCCGAGACCAGTCGGTGGCGGAAGACCTGGCGGCTCATCAGGTCCCGTACGAACGCGCAGGCTTCCGGCGGCCCGGCGGCATCGCTCCAGATGAGCTGGAGCAACCGGGTGATCTCGCGGGGTGTGCTCGCCGTGGTGTGGCGGGGGTCCAGCACGGCGAGTCGCCTCTTGCGGTCGTCCGGCAAGGCCGGGTAGCGCACGGCGAACTCCCGCTCGTCACGCGCCCCGACCTCCGCGAGCATCGACTCCAGCAGCTCTCGCGGTCCGCCCGCGATCCGGGTCCGTTCCAGGCCGAGTTCTTCCGCGAGCAGCCGTACGGTGTCCAGGCCCACGCGGGCCAGCAACAGGTCGGCCGCCGAGTTGTCGCTGACCGACATCGCGAAGTGGGCCAGGTCGCGCAGCGACAGCTCGACGTCATCCAGACAGCCGGCGGTCCCCCAGCCACCGAGCCGGTCTGCCGCGGTCACCCGCACCCTCTCCCGCGGGTCGAGCTGGCCGGCGACGACCTGCCGGGCGAACTCCAGCACCATCAGCACTTTGAAGATCGAGGCGATCACGACAGGATCGTCGGCACCCACGGCCACCTCACGGGCACCCGGCTCCACTCCGGCCTCCCCGGCGACCGTCTTGCGCAAGCGAACGGGAATCGCGTGCAGCTGCCCTTCGGCCCCAGCCCTCGCGAAAACCTGCCGAATGCGCTCCTCTGTCACTGCTTCCCCCTTGCCATCGGTGCGTACTGATCCTCGCATCGCAGTCGGCCCACCAGCTGATCCATCCCGCTCGCAGCCGCCCTCACGTACGATCCTTGATCGTGGATCTCTTACGCCACCTGCGTCTGTTCGTCACCGTAGCCGACGAGCTGCACTTCAGCCGGGCAGCCGAGCGGCTGGGCATGGCGCAGCCGCCGCTCAGCCAGGCGATCCGCAAACTGGAAAAGGAGCTCGGTACAGAGCTGTTCGACCGCTCGCAGCGCGGCGTCCGCTTGAGCGCCGCCGGGGCGGCACTGCTGGAGGAGGCTCACGAACTCCTCGACCGGGAAGAGAGGCTGCGCACGCTGGCCCGCCGCGCCGCCGATGGCGGCCTCGGCACGCTCCGCGCGGGCGTACCGCCCGACACCACTGCCGCAGTGCTGTCCGCGCTGCTCTCTGCCTGCGCGGAGCACGCTCCGGAACTCTCCGTCGACCTGCAGGAGGTCACCACCGAGGAACAACTGCGGCTGCTCTCCTGCGGCGGGCTGGACGTCGGACTCGTGCACCACCCCGTCGACGCCACCGAACTGCAACTCGGCCCCGAAATCTCGCTGGACCTGGGAATCGTCCTGCCTCGCACGTCGCCGCTTGCCCGGCTGCCGGAGGTGCAGCTCGGCGAGCTCTCCGGCCACGACCTGGTGATCTTCCCCCGGGCACACGCACCCGGCTGGTACGACCGGATCCTCGACGTGTGCCGCAGCGAGGGCTTCGTCCCCGGCCGCCTGCGGCACGCGTCCAACCCCGAGTTCCTGCTCGCCCTCGTGACGGCGGGGCACGGAGTCGCCTTCGACCAGGGGCCGGTGGCCCGCAAGGAACCCCGCGTCGCATGGCGGCCACTGGCCGACCGCCCTCTCACCCTGTGTATCAGTGGCGCCTGGCCAGGCCTGGCGAGCCCACCCGGCCGCAGGCCGTTTCGCGGAACTCGCGCGCGGCGTCCTGGCCCGCGACCACACCGCGCACATGCGGCGTGACGGCATCTCGGAGCAAGGGGACGAGCCCCCGCGCCCGTGGTCGGTGGTCTACGGCTAGTGCGGCTGCTGTCCGCTCCAGCAGGCGCAGCCGCACCGGAAGAGGAGGCGTGAGTGCCTCCTGGAACGAGTCCTACCGCCTCGCCCCCAAAGCCCTGGCCGAGTAGAGCGCGGCCAGTTGAGCGGCGCCGCATGACCGACCCCGGAGCCAGCGGGGTCGGCCAGCAGAGCGACATCAGCCGTTGACCTCCCGCGCCACGCGCTCCAGTCGGCTTCGGTGGCCCTCCCACTCAGCCTGATCACCTGGTGGCATGTTGTCCTTGCCCTGCAAATACCCGACGGCTCCGTCGATGAGTTCTCGCACGATGTCGGCGTGGCCGGCGTGCCGCTGAGTATCGGAGATCACGCGCACCAGGATGTGGTGCAGCGTCACCTCTCGACGTTCTTCCGGCCACCACGGGACGTGGCCGATCGCGTCAAGCGTGAGCGTCGCGATCGTGCTGTTGGAGTGCTCCCACGCGTCGCGATACAGCCCAACGATGTCTTCACGTGACTCGTCTGTCGTGGCCCACATGTCCGAGTTGGGTTCTGCCTCCTGCGTATACCACCAGGGCGGCGGCTCCTCGTCGAAGAACGGCCGCCCAAACGTGTCGCCGAAGTACCCCAGCTCCACGCTGGCGACGTGTTTGACCAGCCCCAACAGGTTCGTACCAGTGGGGGTCAGGGGGCGGCGGATGTCGTATTCCGAGAGCCCATCGAGCTTCCATAAGAGCGCATCTCGCCCTTCTTGCAGATACCGGAGAAGGTCCGCTTTCGGGTTCGGTTCGATCATGCCCGGCAGTCTTCCATCCGGCACTGACAGCCGGGCTCCACAGAACGACGAGGACGCAAAGGCCCGCCGAGCCGGTCAAAAGTCACCGACATTGATCTTGCCTGACGCCGCGAAACGGGTCGCGCTGGGCGGGGCACGGTCGGCCCGAGCGGCATCCCGCGACCTACCACCGCGCCCACTGGGTGCGCTACTTGCACGGCTACTCGGTCGGCGAAGACACCCTGTGGGGCGTCAACCGCAGGAAGAAGAGAGCCGCGAACACCCTGTCCGCCCGCAAGGGCGACACCATCAGGCGCTGGGCGAAGAAGAACCGGGTCCAACTGTGTTGCACCCCTACCTGCGCGTCCTGGGCCACCCGCCGAGGCACACCTCGGGCCGTTGCGGCAGTCCACCGTCGCCAACTCCAACCACCGCAACCACACCGCACAGACCCGCGCCCTGCATGTCTACCTGTCCTGGCGCAACACCAACCCACGCCATCCTGAAGAACCCGGCGAACCCAATCCGGTCACAGAACTAGCCGGCGTAGGGGCTGCCGCCCAGCCAGGTAGTGCCGTCGATCAGTTCGCGCGCCGCGTCCAAGTGGCCGCTGTGGCAGGCAACTTCGGTGAGCACGTGGATCAGGATGTGCCGCACGTCAGGCAGCCGCCAGGTCGGCCAGATCTCCACGGGCCAGGCGACGGGCTTCTGTTCGGGCGCAGCGGCGGCGAGCACACCGTCCGCACGCACGATGGCCGCCCGGTAGTCGGCGAAGACCTCCTCGGCGCTCATCCCCTCCGGTACGTACCAGTGCGCCTCCGCGCCCGCCGCGAGCTGTCCGGCCACATCCGGCTCGCCCGCGATCACCCCGGGGAACCAGAAGCGTTCGACATCCAGGGTGAGGTGGCGCAGCAATGCCAGGCAGTTCCAGCCGCTGGGCAGCACCGCCCGTCGCAGATCCTCCTCCGAGAGCCCTTCGAGGATCCCGAGGACGTGTTCGCGCTGGCGGTCAAGGGCGCTCCTGAGGGCCTCGAGTTCGGCGTTCACCGGGCGGCGCACAGTTCAGCGAGGCGTTCCAGGGTGCTCGTCATCTGCGTCTGCCACCAGGCGCGCCCGCTGTCCACTTCCGCGCGTTTGTCCTCCGGCATGCGCGAACCGTCGAAGATCTCCGTCACGACCGTCGCCCCAGTCCCGTCCGGGAGCAGGTCGAAGATCCACCGGTGGCCCCACGCGGCCCCGGATGCGGTGGCGTCGGGGTGCCCGCGACCGGGCCTCGGCTCCCAGCCGATACGGCGGTCCGGCTCGTACTCGACGACGTGGTTGTTCATCTCGTAGTCGCCAAAGCGCGCGTAGTGCATCCGCATCACGAAGACGTCCCCGACGCCCGTGACCACGGCGCCGGAGACGCCACCGCGCAGCATCCCCGAGCCGTCGAGGTCCGGGTGCCGCCCGGGGTCGGCCAGGATCCTGAAGATGTTCCCCGCAGGGGCCTCGATGCGCCGGGACACCACCACGGGCTCGCCTGTCGTACTCGTCATCCGCGCGCCTCCGTCAACCACAGAGCATGAGGTGGACTTTCCGCCTGGACGCTACACCGGGGGTATGACAACACCTGGCCGAGCAGGCTGGCTCGTGCCTCGCGCATACATGGAGCTGCTGGACGCCACGGTGCGTCGACGCACGATGCGGAGGACGGCACCTCAACGCCGATGTTGTCGGCCCGCTCCCGCCATGCCTCCGTCCGTCCCTGGAGAGATACGACCAGCACGTCGCCGAGCGCGGCCCTGCGGCCCGCCGACGTGGGTGAATCCGGGCACTCAGGGCTTCAAGATCATCCCGTGGCCCGTTTTGGGCTTGTCTCGGCGCCCCCCAACTCGACCGCAGGCCGCCGATGATGCACGAGTTCGTCAGGCGGCATGGTGGATGACGAGCTTGAACTCGGCGAGGGTCACAAGACGCGGGTTGGCGTCGTTGTGCGTGACTCGGAGCGCAACCGGGGTGCCCGGGTCGACGAACACGCCGTGGTTCTTGACGTAGTACTGGCCGCCGGGCGTCGGCGTGCGGTGCTCGGTCGCCGTGGTGTCGTTGGGATTGGGCGTCAGGCCCAGCGGGTCACGTACGTACTGGTCGCGCAGCTCGCTGTAGCCGCCCGTGCCGCTGGCGGCCTCCCACTGGATCATCGCGTGCAGGTGGCCCCAGCCGGCTTGGGACGGCCAGATCAGGCCGCTACGGTCGTCTGTCGCCCAGTCACTCACCACGTAGCCGTCCGGCTGGACGGCCTGGTGCATCGCGAATCGGTCCGTCGACTCCGCCGCTCCGAAGGGGAAACGGACGATCTTGTACGCGGTCCCCGGCGCGATCAGCTGCGGCGTATCGACCTTGAGAGAGCAGACCTGAACTCCGGGCGCAGCGCCACCATCCGTAGCCATGGTTCAGACACTGCCCGCCGCCGGACGACGCCATGCACACGCCGAAGTGCCGCGATGCGCCACGCGCCCACCTCTGACGCTGCCCACTGGCGGTCTGAGGCACGGCGTCTAGGTCGGCTTCTCGCCGGCCGACTGCCACGGACCGGAGCACGCCGAGACAAGGGATGGCCGAGGGGTTCGACGGCAAGTCGGTGAGGGGGCGGGGCTCTCCCTGCCGCGGAGGGCCCTCGGGGTGCGGGAAGTCTTCCCCCGTGGGCGGGGGTGCTGCCCCGGATACGGGCCGAGGGGATGAGCGTGTCCGAGCTGCGGCCCGTGCCCGGCGGGCGGGCGGCCGCCGTACTGGCTCGGGGTCTGATCGGGGTCCTGGAGCCGCGGCTCGGTGAGGTCGGACGGCTCGTGAAGGCCGAGGAGCTGCCGGGCTCCTGGAGACCGCCAGTGATGTGCCCACCGAGCTGCGCGGCATCATCCTCGACCGTGCTGAGAGGGCGGGGCACGTCGTCTTCGTTGATCAGCTGGAGGAGCTCGCAGCCGCCGAACAGGTCGCCGCGCGCGACCTGTTCGGCCTGCTCACCGCGTTGGCGGGCAAGGACGGTGCGGCCGTGTTGCGGGTCGTCGCCACCCGTGTGGCAGCCCTTCTGCTTCATCCGGACGTACGTGACGCCGGGTCCTCGCCGATCAGAACCGTCGCGAGGCACGGTGCCGTGCCGATCCGTTCGGTGAGGCCGGCCGCCCGTTTGCCGGTCTCCTCCAGCAATCCGCCGGGCGAGCGAGGTGCCCTCCATGAGCCGTGCCTGCGACATGATCCACTCCTGGGCCGGTCATTCCGGTTCGCCCAGGCGCACGGCATCGACTTCCGCGGGGCCGCTCCCCGGTGGTGCTCCCCTCAGCGCCAGTCACGGCCCGGCCCCACCCTGACCGAGCCCCCACGGGACTCGTCGGCGTGTTCCTCCTACTCGTCCCAGGCCTGGATCAGGGTCTGCTCGGCGATCTTGCCGTCCCGCAGCGAGAGCATGGACTCGGACAGGACGCGCACACCGTCCGTGTACTCGCAGCTCTCGCTGTAGGCGGCCTCGTCGCCCTGGACGACGCACCGCTCCAGCTTGTGCGACATGTCGCGGCTGTAGACGTCCTCCAGCATCCGGCTGATCTCGTCCCGGCCGTGCAGGACCTTGGGGTGGCTGGGCTGGGTCGTGCGGTCGACGATGCGGAACTCCGCGTCGTCCGCGTAGAGCGAGAGCAGAAGGTCCGGGCGTCCCTCCAAGCCCCGGCGCAGTGTCTCTCTGTCGAAGGCGGGCTCTGCCGCGGTTCCCATGATGACCTCCTTCGAAGGGCCGCGACCCGGTCGGAAGCGGGCCGCGAGGGGCCTCTCCTGTCGAGGCTCCTCCCGTCCGGCGGGCTCGGCAAACGGAGCCGGACCACTGGGCCT encodes the following:
- a CDS encoding helix-turn-helix domain-containing protein encodes the protein MSAGSVAVVVTEEIGVPSWDLYELSIPCTVFGKPQPDLADPWYDLRLCGTGAGPVKGDGAAEGHGLSLRTRYGLDDLVGADTVIVPSVPDPCVEEGRPLPRELIEALRRAHDAGARMVSLCTGAFALAEAGLLDGRRATAHWMHTGQLAERYPKVHVDASVLYVDDGDVLTSAGLTAGLDLCLHLVRRDLGAHVANQLARRMVVPAHRPGGQAQFIELPVPAGDDEGLAPVLEWARARLDRPLTVADLARRAAMSPRTFYRRLQAVTGTTPLQWLLDQRLGRARSLLESTNLPIEKVGELSGLGTANNLRHHFLKHLGVSPGDYRRAFPGAQAAGRGRMRV
- a CDS encoding TetR/AcrR family transcriptional regulator; protein product: MPGRLRAPTGRYGGKTAEERQAERRRRFLDAALQLFGDTPGFRATTVAALSEAAGLSTRQFYEEFRTLEDVLAALHLQVNDWAEAAVLEAAAGAADLPLVERATAIFRAYAGNVAADPRRIRITFVEIIGVSPRLEEQRLARRAGWIDLICAEARAAAARGEAAPRDYRLAATGFIGSVNGLLHDWSAGWVDATLDEVVDELVRQLLGILRPPGWSPQT
- a CDS encoding PQQ-binding-like beta-propeller repeat protein yields the protein MPVFRRRHLCSLTAALALTAGFPAAAAHADAPDASAALRQVLFVGNNWDGTADVIKSTGDFARIGRINVIPDKDERMAEINADPIRWIAFMTIRNTVGEGHDQFVDDMYSTPDGKSVVVSRPSFADVVSIDLASGRINWRFPVSGFRSDHMAVSPDGERVAVSASTGNTVHVLDIETGKQLGKAATGDKPHENIFTQDGKYLYNMSIGEVNTQTDAPWLDWTKGDRRITVIDATTYQQVKVIDMRPRLDAIGLKDYSDAVRPAVFSPDESKLYFQVSFFHGFFEYDLASDKITRTKTLPKNPATSDDRTTFVNDSRHHGLSMSPDGKKLCVAGTMDDYATVVDRGTLQEGPLVTAAKPYWATVSGDGKRCVVSESGSDQVTAIDFATGKKVASVPVGDHPQRVRLGHVEAGWTTPSAS
- a CDS encoding cellulase family glycosylhydrolase; this translates as MPTIRVRLLVVLAVLFGSLSVAGVPPATAAPPPGSLWFDDPTVTVENGRFTDASGREVVLRGYNVSGETKLAENNGLPFASVADARKSATALRALGGGNTVRFLLSWAYAEPERGKVDTAYLAAATAQMKAFLDAGIRVYPDFHQDLYSRHLFDADSWYTGDGAPKWAVDAGDYPDESCGICLFWGQNITQNEAVKRASYDFWHNAHGVQDAFLATAQKTMAYVQQHLNADQFKGVVGFDPYNEPHAGVYDSGQTSRAWEKDVLWPFYEKFRARMDAAGWRDKPAFVEPNLFWNANLDFQKQEGGLLDAGKLGPRYVFNTHFYDQKAISGVFMWGKAADGQYANDFRAVRDRAAAAQTAAVVSEFGHPLAGNVSDKAPTVLKAMYQALDSRLKGADWWSDPAASGPVLSGSQWQWDIYNGRHRELMNGNPDKVLTAGDAWNDEDLSAVRLDDTGKPVLRQDARLLDRLYPSATAGTTVGFTYEDRSRDGSTTLTWNPVPNSLPSVRQLVGSGQYGLLLWRSDGGRAPTELHLPASFPAASTTVVSDLGTAHAPPAYTSTTPIGVAQEPGGTGSRRLLLTAPDSGVLHYALVTNGATAPSADLLNAARSELAAWAAKEVN
- a CDS encoding NAD(P)-binding domain-containing protein translates to MNATAEHRPVTVVGLGSMGSALAATLLDRGHPTTVWNRSPDKARSLVDRGARLAGTPQEAIAASPLTIACVLDYEALYTVLDPAAAELSGRTLVNLTSGSPEQAHEAVKWAHSHGAGYLDGAIMTTPPGVGDPAMMFLYSGSREVFEAHRSTLAILGDPLHLGTDPGLASLYDAALLGLMWSTMTGWLHGTALVGPGRTSATAFTPVAIRWLSTVAGFLTTYAPQVDAGRYPGDDATVDVQIAAIDHLIHAAAARGIDNALPELLKAAMQKASAAGHGQDSYASLIEVLRNPAAGEA